One region of Endozoicomonas sp. Mp262 genomic DNA includes:
- a CDS encoding DUF1833 domain-containing protein: MQILQAAYASNPVNNIILETIEFHHPAFVDQQGLNKPFRFVSSNSSITPVDCPLEATAPIDAGKTVTFEPGPFAITPPSKTDNGYSDLQITLADVTMEVEEQLDNAVNSPGQMKTFYRLYVLDVDTGTITGPENVPFEWSLQGASCEDGVMTATATLVDIANKPFPYFLYTPAFAPGLVR, translated from the coding sequence ATGCAAATTCTTCAGGCAGCCTATGCCAGTAACCCGGTTAACAACATCATTCTGGAAACCATCGAGTTTCACCACCCGGCATTTGTCGATCAGCAGGGCCTTAATAAGCCGTTCCGGTTTGTTTCCAGTAATTCCTCCATAACCCCTGTTGATTGTCCATTGGAAGCCACAGCCCCCATTGATGCCGGTAAAACCGTGACGTTTGAGCCAGGGCCTTTTGCTATTACTCCCCCGTCAAAAACGGATAACGGTTACTCTGACCTGCAGATAACGCTGGCTGATGTCACGATGGAAGTAGAAGAACAGCTTGATAATGCCGTGAATTCACCAGGGCAGATGAAAACCTTTTACCGGTTGTATGTGCTGGATGTGGATACCGGCACTATCACAGGCCCTGAAAACGTCCCCTTTGAATGGAGCTTACAGGGTGCAAGCTGTGAAGACGGTGTTATGACGGCAACCGCAACCCTGGTGGATATTGCCAATAAACCCTTCCCGTATTTTTTGTATACCCCCGCATTTGCACCGGGTCTGGTGCGTTAA
- a CDS encoding LamG domain-containing protein — protein sequence MAEQDISDLVEKVGDLTSATTELLGEVNVSKTKLDNAEKTATESAASAKTDAATATTKAAEAKTSEQNAKKSADNAAKVVTGGTATLDPEGGKIPLADAEGKIHHGWLPDQSIPFPDFWLPLNDSLQILAGEGKHDQIDVSTAQDGSKMIDLPTKSAEFSRATTATYIDKSGVLRTAGTNEPRFEKDGILIEGGSTNLLAKSRNLTGSAIVSDDPMISPDSITNAMTIRSSADPNVNSNVGLGSVKASNPTISLFVKKGTGFNIQISTRQVLGDGSIGNQGSDIVLTWNDNEPSLITTGNSQPDWVSRSEYISNGWWRVSYYMPNKDKSDIGYVFNAIYAKGYGSTDLNTTYIDRIQIEELPFSSSYILTDGSSMTRGADSLKINSPYSRQHETTIVLDFDAKPVEPYTHFIDEPRTYFYLRSGSKTGAYKVHNLDGTWMSAELVKPLTDLKGKIAISLSKNKTNFYYNGQLWGESSSVLSVVGDIRKYLSVGSGDGRAYINGHIKNLRIWNKVLTGSQISAL from the coding sequence ATGGCAGAACAAGATATTAGTGATCTGGTCGAGAAGGTCGGAGACTTAACCAGCGCTACTACTGAGTTGTTGGGTGAGGTCAATGTCAGTAAGACCAAACTGGATAATGCCGAGAAAACCGCCACTGAATCAGCGGCCAGCGCCAAGACCGATGCAGCAACAGCCACAACAAAAGCAGCAGAAGCCAAGACCAGCGAACAGAATGCAAAGAAATCAGCAGACAACGCAGCGAAAGTTGTTACGGGCGGCACAGCTACGCTTGACCCAGAAGGTGGAAAAATCCCACTGGCTGATGCTGAAGGAAAGATTCATCATGGCTGGCTCCCAGATCAGAGCATTCCATTTCCAGACTTCTGGCTCCCATTGAATGATTCACTGCAAATACTGGCCGGTGAGGGTAAACATGACCAGATAGATGTCAGTACGGCACAAGATGGCTCTAAGATGATTGATCTGCCTACCAAGTCGGCAGAGTTTAGTCGGGCAACAACAGCAACCTATATTGATAAAAGCGGGGTTTTGCGAACGGCAGGGACTAATGAGCCTCGGTTTGAAAAAGATGGGATTTTGATTGAGGGGGGAAGTACTAATCTGCTTGCAAAAAGCAGAAATCTAACCGGGAGTGCGATTGTTTCAGATGATCCTATGATTTCGCCAGATAGCATTACCAATGCAATGACTATAAGATCATCGGCAGATCCCAATGTAAATAGTAACGTCGGTTTAGGTAGCGTTAAAGCCAGCAATCCCACTATTTCACTTTTTGTAAAAAAAGGTACTGGATTTAATATACAAATAAGCACAAGACAGGTTTTGGGCGATGGCAGTATTGGAAATCAGGGATCGGATATTGTTTTAACCTGGAATGATAATGAGCCGTCTCTAATCACAACTGGAAACTCCCAGCCTGATTGGGTTTCTCGGTCAGAATATATTTCTAATGGTTGGTGGCGAGTTTCTTATTACATGCCAAACAAAGACAAATCTGATATTGGCTATGTTTTTAATGCAATATATGCAAAAGGGTATGGGTCAACAGATTTAAATACAACTTATATTGACCGGATACAAATAGAAGAGCTGCCATTTTCATCGAGCTATATTCTTACTGATGGAAGTTCGATGACGCGAGGTGCTGATAGTTTAAAAATAAACTCTCCATATAGCAGGCAGCATGAAACTACTATCGTTCTTGATTTCGACGCCAAGCCTGTAGAGCCATATACGCATTTTATAGATGAACCAAGAACTTATTTTTATCTTAGATCAGGGAGTAAAACAGGAGCGTATAAAGTTCATAATCTTGATGGAACATGGATGTCTGCTGAGTTGGTAAAACCTTTAACAGATTTAAAAGGAAAGATTGCTATCTCTCTTAGCAAAAATAAAACTAACTTTTACTATAACGGTCAATTGTGGGGAGAAAGCTCATCAGTTCTTTCTGTGGTTGGTGACATACGTAAGTATTTGAGTGTTGGTTCTGGAGATGGTAGAGCATACATTAATGGGCATATTAAAAACTTAAGAATATGGAATAAAGTACTAACTGGATCGCAAATATCCGCACTGTAA